The proteins below are encoded in one region of Syntrophorhabdales bacterium:
- a CDS encoding enoyl-CoA hydratase-related protein: MDEPHVLYRVERKVAIITLNRPKARNAFSPSMISLWLHSLEKARANHDVRVIVLTGKGDTFCSGGDIRDMAEGKLKSWDMKKFLWEGVHRIVLAMEDMDKPVIAAINGAAMGAGLDMALMCDLRVCSETAKLAESYIMMGLVPGDGGAYFLPRIVGLPKAMELLLTGNAIDADEALKMGLVNRIVPHDHVMSTTLELASQVASRPPLAVRMMKRAVYQGLTSTLRAHLDYVSSQLALLSETRDHQEAARSFLEKRKPVFEGR; encoded by the coding sequence ATGGATGAACCCCATGTACTCTACAGGGTTGAGCGGAAAGTCGCAATAATCACCCTTAATCGACCAAAGGCCAGGAACGCCTTCAGTCCCTCTATGATCAGCCTGTGGCTGCACTCACTTGAAAAGGCAAGGGCGAACCATGATGTGCGCGTGATCGTCCTGACCGGCAAAGGCGATACCTTTTGCTCCGGCGGCGATATCAGGGATATGGCAGAGGGGAAACTCAAGTCGTGGGATATGAAGAAATTTCTCTGGGAAGGTGTTCATCGAATTGTTCTGGCCATGGAAGACATGGACAAGCCCGTAATTGCCGCGATTAACGGCGCTGCTATGGGGGCCGGGTTGGATATGGCGCTCATGTGCGACCTGCGGGTCTGTTCCGAAACGGCAAAGCTCGCCGAATCCTACATAATGATGGGGCTTGTCCCCGGCGATGGAGGTGCCTATTTTTTGCCCCGGATTGTCGGCCTTCCCAAGGCGATGGAACTTTTGCTTACCGGGAACGCGATAGATGCCGATGAGGCGTTGAAAATGGGCCTTGTCAACAGGATTGTGCCGCACGATCATGTGATGTCGACGACATTGGAGCTGGCCAGCCAGGTAGCGAGTCGGCCGCCGCTCGCGGTGCGCATGATGAAACGCGCCGTGTATCAGGGGCTGACTAGCACTCTGCGAGCTCATCTTGACTACGTCTCCTCGCAACTTGCCCTTCTTTCGGAGACGAGAGATCATCAGGAGGCCGCACGCTCCTTTCTGGAGAAGCGCAAACCGGTGTTCGAGGGAAGGTGA